One Clostridium sp. CM027 genomic window carries:
- a CDS encoding alanine racemase, whose product MKQKTYPSIKYPILEINLKNVRENIEYMVDLCRSQGISIAGVVKGFNAIPEVVEQFAHAGCTYIASSRMDQIIKLKEYGIEKPFMMIRIPMFSEIKDLVQYADISLNSEMETLNMIENECELQGKKHKVILMLDLGDLREGVFYENEFINLAEYVENHLENIELYGVGTNLGCYGAIMPTEENLGRLCNIAEIIEGKINRRLEMISGGATSSLPLVIDGKMPKRVNNLRIGEGVLLAQDLDEYWGYDMRHMHKDTFVLKAQVVEIKDKPTHPVGKVFIDAFGNKPTYEDKGIRKKALLAVGKQDFGLHDKLIPQKQGVKIIGSSSDHLIVDIEECDSEIKLGDILDFQMYYPPMMCLSGYSGISKVLI is encoded by the coding sequence ATGAAACAAAAAACTTATCCAAGTATTAAATATCCAATATTAGAAATTAACTTAAAAAATGTACGCGAAAATATTGAATACATGGTAGATTTATGTAGATCTCAGGGGATAAGCATTGCTGGAGTAGTTAAGGGGTTTAATGCAATACCAGAGGTCGTAGAACAGTTTGCACATGCAGGGTGTACATATATAGCAAGTTCAAGAATGGACCAAATAATTAAACTAAAGGAATATGGAATAGAGAAACCTTTTATGATGATTAGAATTCCAATGTTTAGTGAAATAAAAGACTTGGTACAATATGCTGATATTAGTCTAAATTCTGAAATGGAAACATTGAATATGATTGAAAATGAATGTGAATTACAAGGTAAAAAACATAAGGTGATTTTAATGCTTGACCTTGGAGATTTAAGGGAAGGCGTCTTCTATGAAAACGAATTCATAAATTTGGCGGAATATGTGGAAAATCATCTTGAAAATATAGAGTTATATGGAGTAGGAACAAATTTAGGTTGTTATGGAGCAATAATGCCTACAGAAGAGAATTTAGGAAGGCTTTGTAATATTGCTGAAATAATTGAGGGTAAAATAAACAGGAGACTAGAAATGATTTCAGGGGGAGCTACAAGTTCACTGCCTTTAGTAATAGATGGGAAAATGCCTAAAAGAGTAAATAATTTAAGAATAGGCGAGGGAGTACTATTAGCACAAGATTTAGATGAGTACTGGGGATATGATATGAGACATATGCATAAGGATACTTTTGTGCTAAAAGCGCAGGTTGTGGAAATAAAAGATAAGCCTACACATCCTGTTGGGAAAGTGTTTATTGATGCTTTTGGCAATAAACCAACCTATGAGGATAAAGGAATAAGAAAAAAGGCGTTACTTGCAGTGGGAAAACAGGATTTTGGGTTACACGACAAGCTAATACCGCAAAAACAAGGTGTTAAAATTATAGGAAGTAGTTCAGATCACTTAATTGTAGATATTGAAGAGTGTGATAGTGAAATTAAATTAGGGGACATACTTGATTTTCAAATGTACTACCCGCCAATGATGTGCTTAAGTGGATATTCAGGTATATCGAAGGTTTTAATATAA
- a CDS encoding Cof-type HAD-IIB family hydrolase, with amino-acid sequence MMKSKNISLVITDMDKTLLDNDSKISGKNLSFIKKLKRNNIKFAVATGRSRSSLCKFLGKYQLIDEVDYIISMNGVSIFDTKSRETYDFGYVDEEIINEVYNAYKDYDVSFAVHEGNCLICNKKTTYTDIECEVNGYGVSEISDFSRAINKKYAKLMIIGEKCIVDDIHSKLAEIDSKKFNFFKSHDYFLEIVKTGVSKGNALVKLCKLKDIDISNVMAIGDNLNDLDMIKNSGFGVAVENAHEELKKYASFITKSNDENGFAYACDELIHL; translated from the coding sequence ATGATGAAGAGTAAAAATATTTCATTAGTAATTACAGATATGGATAAAACATTATTAGATAATGATAGCAAAATATCAGGAAAGAACCTGTCCTTTATTAAAAAACTTAAAAGAAATAATATTAAGTTTGCTGTTGCTACTGGAAGGTCAAGAAGCTCTCTGTGTAAATTTCTAGGAAAATATCAATTGATAGATGAAGTGGATTATATTATAAGCATGAATGGAGTAAGTATTTTCGATACTAAATCTAGGGAAACCTACGATTTCGGGTATGTAGATGAGGAAATTATTAATGAAGTTTATAATGCTTATAAAGATTATGATGTCTCATTTGCAGTCCATGAGGGTAATTGTTTGATTTGTAATAAAAAAACTACTTATACAGATATCGAATGTGAAGTAAATGGATATGGTGTAAGTGAGATAAGCGATTTTAGTAGAGCAATAAATAAAAAATATGCAAAGCTAATGATAATTGGAGAAAAATGCATAGTAGATGATATACATAGTAAGTTAGCAGAAATCGATTCTAAAAAATTTAATTTTTTTAAAAGCCATGATTATTTTTTGGAAATTGTTAAAACAGGCGTTTCGAAGGGCAATGCTCTAGTAAAACTTTGTAAATTAAAGGACATAGATATATCCAATGTAATGGCAATAGGGGATAACCTTAATGATTTAGATATGATAAAAAACTCTGGATTTGGTGTAGCAGTAGAAAATGCTCATGAGGAGTTGAAAAAGTATGCTAGTTTTATAACAAAATCAAACGATGAGAATGGATTTGCATATGCTTGTGATGAGTTAATCCATCTTTAA
- a CDS encoding response regulator has translation MIKVLIVEDENFIRKGLINTIDWLSMDCIISGEAANGEEGLKTIIEIKPDLVITDIKMPIMNGVDMLEKASEIYDFEKIILTSYGEFPYAKRAIDLKVFDYVLKPIDEDKFKEIIGKVKNKIDEKKIYNEFKNSIKGYKNIDVLNLEYYLKSDKKKSQYTESVINYVKDNYAKKISIEDIAEKLAVSSSYLSRNLKEQTNQTFHDFLNRYRVQKSIELLMRGEYRVYEISSMVGFTDYKHYSTVFKKYIKASPLEFAKANLYIKGDNENDEE, from the coding sequence ATGATTAAAGTGCTTATTGTAGAAGATGAAAATTTTATAAGAAAAGGATTAATCAACACTATCGACTGGCTGAGTATGGATTGTATTATTTCAGGGGAAGCTGCAAACGGCGAAGAAGGACTAAAAACGATTATAGAAATCAAGCCCGATTTAGTCATTACAGATATTAAAATGCCAATAATGAACGGCGTGGATATGTTGGAGAAAGCTAGTGAAATTTATGATTTTGAAAAGATTATCTTAACTAGCTACGGAGAATTTCCATATGCAAAAAGAGCTATAGATCTGAAAGTCTTTGATTATGTACTAAAACCAATTGATGAAGATAAATTTAAAGAGATAATCGGAAAGGTTAAGAATAAAATTGATGAGAAAAAAATATATAATGAATTTAAAAATAGTATTAAGGGTTACAAAAATATTGATGTTCTAAATTTGGAGTACTATTTAAAATCTGATAAAAAAAAATCTCAATATACTGAATCAGTAATTAACTATGTAAAAGACAATTACGCAAAAAAGATTAGTATTGAGGATATTGCAGAAAAGTTAGCAGTAAGCTCAAGCTACCTCAGTAGAAATTTAAAGGAACAGACAAATCAAACATTTCATGACTTTTTAAATAGATATAGAGTACAAAAGTCAATTGAATTACTTATGAGGGGGGAGTATAGGGTTTATGAGATATCTTCTATGGTAGGTTTTACTGATTATAAACACTATTCTACTGTATTTAAAAAATATATAAAAGCTTCACCATTAGAGTTTGCTAAAGCTAATTTATACATCAAGGGGGATAATGAAAATGATGAAGAGTAA
- a CDS encoding sensor histidine kinase — MKNIKRKFFKEEIRKTFILYALTPIIILSFIFYNLLFLYSSKAVERSNKKYNNSISNIISNEFVSYKVEVEHLVKWDEIKKAFYNQHDEAMVYERLYNTVNNHNIRSVFYVFNEKGESIITNAKGDPQYAKSDDLFMGGVFKKMKDNPNKSVMMLNRAQLDVNTRTVYSIGEAITDDNNHVAGFIVFDILENEMNKIVYSSSNHHAVITDRYNNNIVSTNNALLDGIGKLKPFLDKENNYVFNNSIIEGNVYIHTITYVGFIKNIYLIGEIFLILVFLILVFSMLFIAKKISISKTKSIDKLLSAINSVQEGNLNTVVSINSNDEFEVIGQYCNKMIIRINELVERNKEEARRNALSELKQLEAQFNPHFLFNTLEMLKYMIKTDEKSASKIIVSMANLLRYSINKNFNKVKLNDDVKYIEDYLIIQKFRFDDNFDYIFNLNKEVGECLIPKLIIQPIIENSIKYGFETKQYLKINIDCRVENDNLVISIVDNGEGMSYEKLSGILKLINKSKNDTNHIGLYNVQKRINLMYGMEYGINIYSKLYEGTKIVINLPVHKSEE; from the coding sequence ATGAAAAATATAAAAAGAAAATTTTTCAAGGAAGAAATAAGAAAAACTTTTATATTATATGCACTGACTCCTATTATAATTTTGTCCTTTATTTTTTATAATTTATTATTTTTGTATAGCAGTAAAGCCGTCGAGAGAAGTAATAAAAAATATAACAATAGTATATCAAATATTATAAGTAATGAGTTTGTAAGTTACAAAGTGGAAGTAGAGCATTTAGTAAAATGGGATGAAATAAAAAAGGCTTTTTATAATCAACATGACGAAGCAATGGTATATGAAAGGCTTTATAATACCGTTAATAATCATAATATAAGAAGTGTTTTTTATGTTTTTAATGAAAAAGGAGAGTCTATAATAACAAATGCTAAAGGGGACCCTCAATACGCTAAAAGTGATGATTTATTTATGGGTGGAGTTTTTAAGAAAATGAAAGACAATCCTAATAAATCTGTTATGATGCTTAATAGGGCTCAACTCGATGTGAATACAAGAACTGTATACTCTATAGGAGAAGCTATTACTGACGACAATAACCACGTTGCAGGGTTTATTGTTTTCGATATTTTAGAAAATGAGATGAACAAAATAGTTTACAGTAGTAGCAATCATCATGCTGTAATAACTGATAGATATAACAATAATATAGTTTCAACTAATAATGCACTTCTAGATGGTATAGGTAAATTGAAGCCATTTTTGGATAAAGAGAATAACTATGTATTTAATAATTCTATAATAGAAGGTAATGTTTATATTCATACAATTACATATGTGGGCTTTATAAAAAACATCTATTTAATAGGTGAAATATTTTTAATCTTAGTGTTTTTAATTTTAGTGTTTTCTATGTTATTCATTGCTAAGAAAATATCTATAAGTAAGACAAAGTCAATTGATAAATTATTGTCTGCTATTAACAGTGTTCAAGAGGGCAATTTGAACACTGTTGTCAGTATAAACTCTAATGATGAGTTTGAAGTTATAGGTCAGTATTGCAATAAAATGATAATAAGAATAAACGAGCTTGTAGAAAGAAACAAAGAAGAGGCAAGAAGAAATGCATTATCAGAGCTTAAGCAGCTAGAAGCACAATTTAACCCTCACTTCTTATTTAATACACTTGAAATGCTTAAATACATGATAAAAACAGATGAGAAGAGTGCCTCAAAGATCATTGTTTCAATGGCTAACTTGTTAAGATACAGCATAAATAAAAATTTTAATAAGGTAAAGCTTAATGATGACGTTAAATACATAGAGGATTATCTAATAATACAAAAATTTAGATTTGATGATAATTTTGATTACATTTTTAATTTAAATAAAGAAGTAGGAGAATGCTTGATACCAAAACTTATAATACAACCTATTATTGAAAATAGTATAAAATATGGATTTGAAACAAAACAATATTTAAAAATAAATATAGACTGTAGGGTTGAAAATGATAATTTAGTAATATCAATTGTGGATAACGGAGAAGGAATGAGTTATGAAAAATTATCTGGGATACTAAAACTCATTAACAAAAGTAAAAACGATACAAACCATATAGGACTTTATAATGTTCAAAAGAGAATCAATCTTATGTATGGTATGGAATACGGTATAAATATATATAGTAAACTATATGAAGGTACTAAAATAGTTATTAACCTTCCAGTACATAAAAGTGAGGAGTAG
- a CDS encoding iron ABC transporter permease: MKNKKVKKIKFDFWTIIILISFLIFSVFLIYPLGSLFLTSFQDVETGKYTLDNFAKFFTKKYYYGTLINSFTVSIIVTLLAILIGAPLAYIMTTVKIKFKSIVEVLIIISVLSPPFIGAYSWILLLGRNGVITNFFLKTLGIHLPSIYGFKGILLVFTLKLFPFIYLYVSGALKKIDVSLSEAAESLGCSGVKKVFTIILPLMLPTIMAASLLVFMNCLADFGTPMLIGEGFRVMPVLIYSEFVSEVGGQANFAAALSTIMVIITAVIFLGQKYVVNRKSYVMNSLKPISAKKVKGCKNLLAHLYVYIVVALAAIPQVTVIYTSFLKTSGSMFVKGFSLNSYKTVLSKLGNSILNTYVYGIIAIIIIILLGMLISYVSVRRKSALTSFLDTLTMFPYIIPGSVLGITLLLAFNKKPMVLSGTFIIMIIAFVIRKLPYTIRSSAAILLQLSPSLEEASISLGYSEMKTFFKVTAIMMIPGVFAGAILSWITVINELSSSIILYTGTTRTLSVAIYTDVIRASYGTAAALSSILTATTIISLIVFFKFTGKKEISL; encoded by the coding sequence ATGAAGAATAAAAAAGTTAAAAAGATAAAATTTGATTTTTGGACAATAATAATTCTTATTTCATTTTTAATATTCTCAGTATTTCTAATTTATCCACTAGGTTCATTGTTTTTAACTAGTTTTCAAGATGTGGAGACCGGAAAATACACTTTAGACAATTTCGCTAAGTTTTTCACTAAAAAGTATTATTATGGAACACTTATAAATAGTTTTACTGTAAGTATTATAGTAACCTTACTAGCTATTTTAATTGGTGCTCCCTTAGCTTATATCATGACTACAGTAAAAATTAAATTTAAATCAATCGTAGAGGTACTTATTATAATATCTGTATTATCTCCACCTTTTATAGGAGCATATTCATGGATATTACTACTTGGAAGAAACGGAGTTATTACAAATTTCTTCTTGAAAACCTTAGGAATACATCTTCCTAGTATTTATGGGTTTAAAGGGATTTTACTAGTGTTTACCTTGAAATTATTTCCGTTTATATATTTGTATGTTTCAGGAGCACTAAAGAAAATAGACGTTTCACTAAGTGAAGCAGCAGAAAGTTTAGGCTGTAGTGGAGTTAAAAAAGTATTTACTATTATATTACCACTGATGCTTCCTACAATAATGGCAGCGTCATTATTGGTATTCATGAATTGTCTTGCTGATTTTGGAACTCCAATGCTTATAGGTGAAGGGTTTAGAGTTATGCCAGTTTTAATTTACTCAGAGTTTGTATCTGAGGTAGGCGGTCAAGCAAATTTTGCCGCTGCACTAAGTACAATAATGGTAATTATAACAGCGGTTATTTTTTTAGGACAAAAATATGTAGTTAATAGAAAGTCATATGTTATGAACTCATTAAAGCCTATATCTGCTAAAAAGGTTAAGGGATGCAAGAACCTTTTAGCACATTTATATGTTTATATTGTTGTAGCACTAGCTGCAATTCCTCAGGTAACAGTAATATATACCTCGTTCTTAAAAACAAGTGGCTCAATGTTTGTTAAAGGGTTTTCACTAAATAGCTATAAAACAGTGCTTTCAAAACTGGGTAATTCAATTCTGAATACCTATGTATATGGTATAATAGCTATAATAATAATAATATTATTGGGAATGCTTATATCTTACGTATCTGTACGAAGAAAAAGTGCCTTAACCTCCTTCCTAGATACATTAACTATGTTCCCATATATTATTCCAGGATCTGTTTTAGGTATTACATTATTATTAGCATTCAACAAGAAACCAATGGTGCTAAGTGGTACTTTCATTATAATGATAATTGCATTTGTTATAAGAAAACTACCTTATACCATTAGATCCAGTGCAGCAATACTATTGCAACTTAGTCCAAGTCTTGAAGAAGCATCAATTAGTTTAGGTTATTCTGAAATGAAAACATTCTTTAAGGTTACTGCAATTATGATGATACCAGGGGTATTTGCAGGAGCAATATTAAGCTGGATAACAGTAATAAATGAATTAAGTTCTTCAATTATTCTATATACAGGAACTACAAGAACATTATCAGTTGCAATATACACAGACGTTATAAGGGCAAGTTATGGTACAGCAGCTGCTTTATCATCTATATTAACGGCTACAACTATCATATCACTAATAGTTTTCTTTAAATTCACAGGTAAGAAAGAAATAAGTTTATAA
- a CDS encoding ABC transporter ATP-binding protein, translated as MSTSIEFTNIVKRYDDNTVIPKLSLKIKEGEFFTLLGPSGCGKTTLLRMVAGFNTIEEGEIKFNSKVINDIPAHKRNIGMVFQNYAIFPHMTVSENVEYGLKLRKFSKEESNKKLEEILKVVKIYEYKDRSPDKLSGGQQQRVALARAIVIHPTVLLMDEPLSNLDAKLRIEMRSAIREIQKKVGITTVYVTHDQEEALAISDRIAIMNKGVIQQIDTPQRIYLRPSNVFVATFIGHSNIFNGKILVEEEKQYVVFENGYKVSMNNLNSGAENGKEIKISVRPEEFIISNNNYGIRGVVHFNTFLGKYINYEVKLDNGEIIELTQDTSTNDTFHEIGQELYLQVYNKKINVFNKDGDISLITGVGKYEE; from the coding sequence ATGAGTACATCCATTGAATTCACAAATATAGTAAAAAGATATGATGATAATACAGTAATTCCAAAGCTTTCACTTAAAATTAAGGAGGGTGAATTTTTCACATTGCTAGGACCTTCAGGTTGTGGTAAAACAACTCTTTTAAGAATGGTAGCAGGATTTAATACAATTGAAGAAGGAGAGATTAAGTTTAACTCAAAGGTAATTAATGATATTCCCGCACATAAAAGAAATATAGGTATGGTGTTTCAGAATTATGCTATATTCCCTCATATGACAGTATCAGAAAATGTTGAATATGGGTTAAAGCTAAGAAAATTTAGCAAAGAAGAATCAAATAAAAAACTTGAGGAAATTTTAAAAGTTGTAAAGATATATGAGTATAAGGATAGATCACCAGACAAACTTTCAGGAGGACAGCAGCAACGCGTTGCACTAGCGAGGGCTATTGTAATTCATCCAACAGTATTGCTTATGGATGAGCCTCTTTCAAATTTAGATGCAAAACTTAGAATAGAAATGAGAAGTGCTATAAGAGAAATACAAAAGAAAGTAGGAATAACCACAGTATATGTAACTCATGATCAAGAAGAAGCACTTGCTATATCAGATAGAATTGCAATTATGAACAAAGGTGTTATTCAGCAAATAGATACACCACAAAGAATTTATTTAAGACCTTCAAATGTCTTTGTTGCTACATTTATTGGTCACTCTAATATATTTAATGGAAAAATATTAGTAGAAGAGGAAAAGCAATACGTTGTATTTGAGAATGGATATAAAGTGTCTATGAATAATTTGAATAGCGGAGCGGAAAACGGAAAAGAAATTAAAATATCCGTAAGGCCAGAGGAATTTATAATAAGCAATAACAATTATGGGATTAGAGGTGTAGTTCACTTTAATACATTCCTCGGGAAATATATAAATTATGAAGTAAAACTTGATAATGGGGAAATAATTGAACTAACACAAGATACTAGTACTAATGATACTTTCCATGAAATTGGACAAGAGCTATATCTGCAAGTATACAATAAAAAAATTAATGTTTTTAACAAGGATGGGGATATAAGTCTTATTACTGGAGTGGGAAAATATGAAGAATAA
- a CDS encoding ABC transporter substrate-binding protein — protein MKKAVSILLASFMMLSLSACGSKNETTAPKASDKLTVYSPHPIEFIDPVVNEFENRTGIKVEVVAAGTGELLKRVEAEGENPLGDILWGGSLSTLEPKKDLFEKYQSINEKDVYDDYKNKDGQITRFTAIPSVIMINKNLIGKIKVEGFQDLLNPELKGKIANADPSKSSSAFEQVINHLYAMGNGDPEKGWDYEKALTKNLDGKLLSGSSAVYKGVGDGEYTVGLTFEEAAAKYVKDGAPVEIVYPKEGTIAKADGVVIIKGAKNMGNAKKFIDYVTSKEGQTLVANKLNRRSVRKDAPAAEGLKPLDKIKVIKDDEAWLKENKQMILDKYKDIFTSN, from the coding sequence ATGAAAAAAGCAGTATCAATTTTATTGGCATCTTTTATGATGTTATCTTTAAGCGCATGTGGATCAAAAAATGAGACAACAGCCCCAAAAGCATCGGATAAATTAACTGTTTATTCACCACATCCAATAGAATTTATCGACCCAGTAGTTAATGAATTTGAAAACCGGACAGGAATTAAGGTTGAGGTTGTAGCAGCAGGAACAGGAGAACTCTTAAAGAGAGTTGAAGCAGAAGGAGAAAACCCATTAGGAGATATTCTATGGGGAGGCTCATTGTCTACTCTAGAACCAAAGAAGGATTTATTTGAAAAATATCAATCTATAAATGAAAAAGATGTTTATGATGATTATAAAAATAAAGATGGTCAAATAACAAGATTTACTGCTATACCAAGTGTAATTATGATCAATAAAAACCTTATAGGAAAGATAAAGGTAGAAGGTTTCCAAGATCTATTAAATCCTGAGTTAAAAGGAAAAATAGCTAATGCAGATCCATCGAAATCTTCTTCAGCTTTTGAACAGGTAATAAATCATTTATATGCTATGGGAAATGGAGATCCAGAAAAGGGTTGGGATTATGAAAAAGCATTAACAAAAAATTTAGATGGTAAACTATTAAGTGGTTCTTCAGCCGTTTATAAAGGTGTAGGTGATGGAGAATATACTGTAGGATTAACATTTGAAGAAGCTGCTGCAAAGTATGTAAAAGATGGAGCGCCAGTTGAAATAGTTTACCCTAAAGAGGGTACTATTGCTAAAGCAGATGGTGTCGTTATTATAAAAGGTGCTAAAAACATGGGAAATGCTAAGAAATTCATTGATTATGTAACTAGTAAGGAAGGACAGACTTTAGTAGCTAATAAATTAAATAGACGTTCAGTTAGAAAAGATGCTCCAGCGGCTGAAGGGCTTAAACCATTAGATAAAATTAAGGTAATAAAGGATGACGAAGCATGGCTTAAAGAAAATAAACAGATGATTTTAGATAAATATAAAGATATATTTACAAGCAACTAA
- a CDS encoding ABC transporter permease has product MNNVIYIEKKIVQFIFVIFLLSIIVFYMARLSPGDPLMSYYGEGVERMNTTQKLDAMKKLGLNDPIYRQYISWLANAAHGEYGISYKYKQSVTTVIKDVYINTIILGGLAYILTFLFALLLGFFCTLHEDKLIDKIICKIGVITTCIPSFWVSLILILIFSINLEILPSSGAYGLGQSSNIGSRVEHLLLPLIVLILSHLWYYTYMIRNKLVEETRQDYVLLCKVKGLSKKKIVYKHCLKNIMPSYISIMSISVSHILGGTYVVEKVFSYPGLGSLSFESAKYHDYNMLMVLCLITGILVVFVNMLAQVINDKIDPRMKHDRGENCWKDNIGTLK; this is encoded by the coding sequence ATGAATAATGTGATTTACATAGAAAAAAAAATAGTACAGTTCATCTTTGTTATATTTCTGCTGTCTATCATTGTCTTTTATATGGCAAGGTTATCACCTGGAGATCCTTTAATGTCTTATTATGGCGAAGGCGTTGAGAGGATGAATACTACACAAAAACTGGATGCAATGAAAAAGCTCGGATTAAACGACCCTATATATAGGCAATATATTAGCTGGTTAGCAAATGCGGCTCATGGTGAATATGGTATATCTTACAAATATAAACAAAGCGTTACGACAGTAATTAAAGATGTTTATATAAATACAATTATACTAGGGGGGCTTGCTTATATATTAACCTTTTTATTTGCTCTACTTTTAGGATTTTTTTGCACCTTACATGAGGACAAGCTCATAGATAAAATTATTTGCAAAATAGGTGTTATAACCACTTGTATCCCATCGTTTTGGGTATCTCTTATACTGATTTTAATTTTTAGTATTAATTTAGAGATATTACCTTCAAGTGGTGCCTATGGGCTGGGGCAATCCAGCAACATTGGAAGTCGAGTAGAGCATCTTCTACTTCCTTTAATTGTTCTGATATTGAGTCACCTTTGGTATTACACATACATGATTAGAAATAAATTAGTAGAAGAAACCAGACAAGATTATGTGTTATTATGCAAAGTTAAGGGTTTAAGTAAAAAGAAAATTGTATATAAACATTGTTTAAAAAATATTATGCCATCTTATATTAGTATTATGTCAATATCCGTTTCTCATATTTTAGGAGGAACTTATGTGGTAGAAAAAGTTTTTTCTTATCCTGGACTTGGCTCTTTATCCTTTGAGAGCGCTAAATATCATGATTATAATATGCTGATGGTACTTTGCTTAATAACAGGGATATTGGTGGTTTTCGTAAATATGTTAGCACAAGTAATTAATGATAAAATAGATCCAAGAATGAAACATGATCGGGGTGAGAATTGTTGGAAAGACAATATAGGGACTTTAAAATAG
- a CDS encoding ABC transporter permease, whose protein sequence is MERQYRDFKIVGENYVPETIKVAKRKSFKKHINERPYISIGMLLTIILGCIFYGIITKVDPSYMDLGNINVAPNSNFYFGTDSLGRNIFTMIWYGGRISLFIGVLATIISTTIAIVVGSLSGVASELVDDIMMRFTEIALSIPSILAMIFIQAMIGQANPVSLSIVIGLTSWMNISKIVRSEVRQIRNSGYILAAKCAGGKFFYILKRHLLPNFISSIMFMVVINIGSAIAIESTLSFLGIGLPLEIISWGSMLSLSEKALLSNYWWIILIPGIFLVVTLVCITNIGNYVRKKNNKEFSNL, encoded by the coding sequence TTGGAAAGACAATATAGGGACTTTAAAATAGTTGGAGAAAATTATGTTCCAGAAACGATAAAAGTAGCTAAAAGAAAAAGCTTTAAAAAACACATAAACGAAAGACCTTATATCTCAATAGGAATGTTACTTACAATCATCCTTGGATGTATTTTTTACGGGATAATAACGAAAGTTGATCCTTCTTATATGGACCTAGGTAATATTAATGTAGCTCCTAACAGCAACTTTTATTTCGGCACAGATTCTTTAGGAAGAAATATTTTTACTATGATTTGGTATGGTGGTAGAATCTCTTTGTTTATCGGGGTATTAGCTACGATCATATCAACTACAATCGCAATTGTAGTTGGAAGCCTCAGTGGTGTTGCATCTGAATTAGTAGATGATATTATGATGCGTTTTACTGAAATCGCACTTAGTATACCATCGATTTTGGCCATGATTTTCATTCAAGCAATGATAGGACAAGCAAATCCAGTATCCCTCTCCATTGTAATTGGGCTTACTAGTTGGATGAACATTTCTAAGATTGTACGAAGTGAAGTAAGGCAAATTAGAAATAGTGGTTATATTTTAGCAGCGAAATGTGCTGGAGGTAAATTCTTTTATATTTTAAAAAGGCATCTGCTACCAAATTTCATTTCATCAATAATGTTTATGGTGGTTATTAATATTGGAAGTGCCATTGCAATAGAATCAACTTTGAGTTTTTTAGGGATTGGACTTCCACTTGAAATTATTTCATGGGGTAGTATGCTCTCCCTTTCGGAAAAGGCATTGTTATCAAATTATTGGTGGATTATCTTGATTCCGGGTATATTTTTAGTGGTTACATTGGTTTGCATAACGAATATAGGCAACTATGTAAGGAAGAAAAACAATAAAGAATTTAGTAATTTATAA